Proteins co-encoded in one Sporosarcina sp. FSL K6-1522 genomic window:
- a CDS encoding M15 family metallopeptidase: protein MNRKGSQAARKKKGKALTIALVISGTIMTGLVIWLGLNGWDVEKSYQKMFGFGSTPPVEQPEEKPIEVPEEPTEEVPEQAPEQLDNGGYIEGQQLPDTPTYVKGFLIANKKYPLPSTFAPGEDQDARLSFDKLAAEAKLAGFNLTAFSTYRSFERQTTLYEQYVARDGVAEADRYSARPGYSEHQTGLAFDIGEVNFEQHWASASFGDTEAGVWLAANAHRFGFVMRYPSGKEQVTGYMHESWHFRYVGEEAAEKIFTSNSTLEEYLGIE from the coding sequence ATGAATCGAAAAGGTTCACAGGCCGCACGAAAGAAAAAAGGCAAGGCGCTGACGATTGCGTTAGTGATTTCGGGCACGATTATGACAGGGCTCGTTATTTGGCTCGGCTTAAATGGATGGGACGTAGAAAAAAGCTATCAAAAAATGTTTGGATTTGGTAGTACGCCGCCAGTTGAGCAACCTGAAGAGAAGCCGATTGAAGTACCAGAAGAACCGACGGAAGAGGTTCCAGAACAGGCTCCCGAGCAACTTGATAATGGTGGCTATATTGAAGGACAACAACTTCCCGACACCCCGACCTATGTGAAAGGGTTTTTGATTGCCAATAAGAAGTATCCGTTACCATCAACCTTTGCGCCGGGGGAAGATCAGGATGCTCGGCTGTCCTTTGATAAGTTGGCTGCAGAGGCCAAGTTAGCTGGTTTTAATCTCACGGCATTTAGCACGTACCGATCGTTTGAGCGGCAGACAACCTTATACGAGCAATATGTTGCGCGTGATGGTGTGGCAGAAGCTGATCGGTATAGCGCACGTCCAGGCTACTCTGAGCACCAAACGGGCTTAGCCTTTGATATTGGTGAAGTGAATTTTGAGCAGCATTGGGCCTCCGCCTCATTCGGGGACACAGAAGCAGGCGTTTGGTTAGCGGCCAATGCGCATCGCTTTGGCTTTGTCATGCGTTATCCGTCGGGGAAAGAGCAAGTGACAGGTTATATGCATGAGTCTTGGCATTTCCGTTATGTTGGAGAAGAGGCCGCTGAGAAAATATTTACAAGTAACAGCACGTTAGAAGAATATTTAGGTATAGAGTGA
- a CDS encoding S-layer homology domain-containing protein, protein MKSMMKFRIVFALALVLQLAMMPLQSLAADTDTTAPTWLAPIDYLALGDSLAAGMDSDGGMGKKGYTDYLADNLTLTTGVNTFNKGFSYPGYKTTDVLKQLQENATKPVVGFGYDSVDAELYESVKDAELITISAGANDVLGYITFDEETGKADIDTIELLKAIQQVGVNYKTMLEKIYALNPDAHVYVMGYYNPFPHIADEALQQQLTQLLNSVNNTIQTGMQGTTAVFVPTGEKIAENYAAYLPNPQNIHLSEVGYKLVAEQFGNKITENGSLISKDMLIGNVKAATTVELNWKPAQDDVAVANYVIYKGTTEVATVAEDVLTYTVDKLEGNQTYTFTVVAVDAAGNQSTENPSVKVTTGVALPIFSDIDTSEFKSFIEQSAVLGLIKGHADGTFKPNGQLTRAQAASIITRTLGLQSDEAAPFSDITGYAQETQAEIAAAYKYGIVKGSNGKFNPGAPVTRAQLALMMKRTYEHVTGEPYIATEAAPFSDIAHLDDETKTAISLLSTFKIVNGSNGKYMPGNPTTRGQAAKIFVNFDPVIKQ, encoded by the coding sequence ATGAAATCGATGATGAAGTTTCGTATTGTTTTCGCGCTAGCACTTGTTCTGCAGTTGGCAATGATGCCACTGCAATCACTAGCAGCAGACACAGATACGACGGCACCGACGTGGCTTGCGCCAATCGATTATTTGGCATTGGGCGACTCGCTAGCGGCGGGGATGGATTCTGATGGTGGTATGGGGAAGAAGGGCTATACTGATTATTTAGCAGACAACCTGACGTTAACGACAGGCGTTAACACATTTAACAAAGGCTTCTCATACCCAGGTTATAAAACGACAGATGTGTTGAAGCAATTGCAAGAAAATGCGACGAAGCCTGTAGTAGGTTTTGGCTATGATAGCGTCGATGCGGAATTATATGAGTCCGTTAAAGATGCTGAATTGATCACAATCAGTGCTGGGGCGAATGATGTGTTGGGCTATATTACATTCGACGAGGAAACGGGAAAAGCGGACATTGATACAATCGAGTTACTCAAAGCAATACAGCAAGTGGGCGTTAATTATAAAACGATGCTGGAAAAAATCTATGCGCTGAATCCAGATGCTCATGTGTATGTAATGGGTTACTATAATCCATTTCCTCACATAGCAGATGAAGCTCTTCAACAGCAACTTACACAACTTTTAAACAGTGTAAATAACACCATTCAAACAGGAATGCAAGGGACTACAGCTGTTTTTGTCCCAACAGGTGAGAAAATTGCTGAGAATTACGCAGCTTACTTACCAAATCCCCAAAACATTCATTTAAGTGAAGTGGGTTATAAGTTAGTCGCAGAGCAGTTTGGCAATAAAATAACGGAAAATGGTTCATTGATTTCGAAAGATATGTTGATAGGGAACGTGAAAGCTGCTACAACGGTGGAACTTAACTGGAAACCAGCTCAGGATGATGTAGCAGTTGCGAATTATGTAATTTACAAGGGCACAACAGAGGTCGCTACAGTAGCAGAGGATGTGCTTACGTATACAGTGGACAAGCTTGAAGGCAATCAGACGTATACATTTACGGTTGTTGCTGTTGATGCTGCTGGCAACCAAAGTACGGAAAATCCTTCAGTAAAGGTAACAACGGGCGTAGCACTACCAATCTTCTCAGATATCGATACGAGTGAGTTTAAGAGCTTTATCGAACAATCGGCTGTACTTGGTTTGATCAAAGGGCATGCAGATGGAACGTTTAAACCAAATGGACAACTGACACGTGCACAGGCGGCGTCCATCATTACGCGTACACTAGGGTTGCAATCAGATGAAGCAGCGCCATTCTCGGATATCACTGGCTATGCGCAAGAAACACAGGCAGAAATTGCAGCGGCTTACAAGTATGGCATCGTCAAAGGGAGCAATGGTAAATTTAACCCTGGAGCACCTGTTACACGTGCTCAATTAGCGTTAATGATGAAGCGGACATACGAACACGTAACGGGAGAACCATACATCGCAACTGAAGCGGCACCATTCTCGGATATCGCACACTTGGACGATGAAACGAAAACAGCGATTTCTTTACTGTCTACTTTCAAAATCGTCAATGGATCCAATGGTAAATATATGCCAGGTAATCCAACTACACGTGGACAAGCAGCAAAGATTTTTGTGAACTTTGATCCGGTGATAAAGCAATAA
- a CDS encoding L-cystine transporter: MDTFLLLLNLAGLLLLVGILYGMNRKKVSFSKLVFTGLGLGIVYGLILHFAYGTESSVLQASMPWFNLIGTGYVKLLQMIVMPLVFISILAAFTKVTIGKNFGKMAGTILGILVGTTAIAAIVGISAALLFNLDASEIVQGEAEAARGASIEERSADMEGRALPDQLIDLLPANPFLDFTGARPTSTIGVVIFAAFLGFAYLALVRRDEENAATVKKGIDAIYSLIMGVVRIVLRLTPYGILAIIARTVATSDFGAIYSLGKFVLASYVALIIMFAIHLLIITLSGLNPITYVKKAGEALLFAFSSRSSAGTLPLNIDAQTNRLGVPEGIANFAGSFGLSIGQNGCAGIYPAMLAVMIAPSVGQNPLEPTFLLTLIAIVAISSFGVAGVGGGATFAAILVLSAMNLPVVLAGLLISVEPLIDMGRTAVNVSGSMTAGVTTARLSGELDTEMYNEPLEKQVAEA; encoded by the coding sequence ATGGATACATTTTTACTGTTACTGAATCTAGCAGGATTGCTTCTGCTTGTTGGTATATTATATGGTATGAACCGGAAGAAGGTTTCTTTTTCGAAGCTTGTTTTCACAGGGCTAGGTCTTGGAATTGTATATGGTCTTATTTTACATTTTGCATACGGTACGGAATCATCCGTGTTACAGGCATCTATGCCTTGGTTTAATTTGATTGGTACGGGTTACGTTAAATTGCTTCAGATGATTGTTATGCCACTTGTGTTCATTTCAATCCTTGCGGCATTTACAAAAGTGACGATTGGGAAAAACTTCGGGAAAATGGCGGGAACGATTTTAGGGATTCTTGTTGGTACGACGGCAATTGCAGCAATTGTCGGGATTTCAGCAGCGCTTCTTTTCAACCTGGACGCATCGGAAATCGTGCAAGGTGAGGCGGAAGCGGCACGTGGGGCTTCGATTGAAGAACGCTCTGCCGATATGGAAGGTCGTGCATTACCGGACCAGCTGATTGACTTGTTGCCTGCGAATCCATTTTTAGATTTTACAGGTGCACGTCCAACATCGACAATTGGCGTTGTGATTTTTGCAGCATTCCTTGGCTTTGCGTATTTGGCATTGGTAAGAAGAGATGAGGAAAATGCAGCTACGGTGAAAAAAGGAATTGATGCTATTTATTCACTTATTATGGGTGTCGTAAGGATTGTCCTTCGTTTGACGCCATACGGGATTTTGGCGATTATTGCACGAACGGTTGCAACATCCGACTTCGGAGCGATCTATAGTCTTGGAAAATTTGTGCTTGCATCGTATGTTGCGCTTATCATCATGTTCGCGATTCACTTACTCATTATTACACTTTCTGGATTGAACCCAATCACGTATGTGAAAAAAGCAGGGGAAGCGTTGCTATTCGCATTCAGCTCACGTTCAAGTGCAGGAACATTGCCATTGAATATCGATGCACAGACAAATCGTTTGGGAGTGCCAGAAGGAATTGCCAACTTTGCAGGATCCTTTGGTTTATCGATTGGTCAAAATGGTTGCGCGGGTATTTATCCGGCGATGCTTGCAGTGATGATTGCACCATCTGTTGGACAAAATCCACTTGAACCGACATTCTTGCTGACGTTAATTGCAATTGTTGCAATCAGTTCGTTCGGTGTAGCAGGTGTTGGTGGGGGTGCGACATTTGCGGCGATCCTTGTTCTTTCAGCTATGAACTTGCCTGTTGTGCTTGCAGGGCTGTTAATATCTGTCGAGCCGTTGATTGATATGGGGCGCACAGCAGTAAACGTTAGCGGTTCGATGACGGCAGGCGTGACAACTGCTCGTTTGTCGGGTGAATTAGACACAGAGATGTACAATGAACCACTAGAAAAACAAGTCGCTGAGGCTTGA
- a CDS encoding FtsW/RodA/SpoVE family cell cycle protein, with protein sequence MKIDKPQERFDWTLAFIMLLFCLISLFAIASAQTTGQYKLLSGEFYNFVPSQIQWYVVGAVIIAITMYLEPEQYKKAAWIIYGGGIFLLALLIIIPESLELVARRNGAKSWFHLPGLGSIQPAEFMKTFFIIGAARLITKHHEKFTEKTLKTDLFLLGKIGITLFIPLFFIMLQPDLGTSLVFIAITAALVIVAGISWRILLPAFSAVATIGAILLWAALYAQDFLQTKLGFNPYQFKRIYSWLDPYSYASDEGLHLITSLNAIGSGEIFGKGFKGREVYVMESHTDFIFTTIGEDWGFIGASLVICMYFFLIYHLTKITLELKDPFSTYICAGIVAMITFHVFQNIGMTIQLLPITGIPLPFISYGGSSLMGNMLAIGLVFSMKFHHKTYMFSSDDEE encoded by the coding sequence ATGAAAATAGACAAACCCCAAGAGCGCTTTGACTGGACGCTTGCATTCATTATGTTGCTCTTCTGCCTTATCAGCTTGTTTGCCATTGCTTCTGCCCAGACGACCGGTCAATATAAGTTACTCTCTGGTGAATTTTACAACTTCGTCCCTTCGCAGATTCAATGGTACGTCGTCGGCGCAGTGATTATTGCCATCACGATGTACTTAGAACCAGAACAATATAAAAAAGCCGCTTGGATTATATATGGCGGCGGAATTTTCCTGCTAGCACTTCTTATTATCATTCCCGAATCGCTAGAGCTTGTAGCGAGAAGAAACGGTGCCAAAAGTTGGTTTCACCTCCCAGGACTAGGAAGTATACAACCTGCCGAATTCATGAAAACCTTTTTCATCATTGGCGCAGCACGCTTAATCACAAAGCATCATGAGAAGTTCACGGAAAAAACATTAAAAACTGATTTGTTTTTACTCGGAAAAATAGGGATTACCCTATTCATTCCATTATTTTTCATCATGCTACAACCTGACCTTGGAACGTCGCTCGTATTTATCGCCATTACGGCGGCACTTGTCATTGTTGCCGGGATTTCGTGGAGAATTTTGTTACCTGCCTTTTCAGCAGTCGCAACCATTGGCGCAATCTTATTGTGGGCGGCACTTTATGCCCAAGATTTCTTGCAAACTAAATTAGGGTTCAACCCGTATCAATTTAAACGTATTTATTCATGGTTAGATCCCTATTCTTATGCGTCTGATGAAGGACTGCACTTGATTACATCACTCAATGCCATTGGATCTGGGGAAATTTTCGGTAAAGGGTTCAAAGGACGTGAAGTATACGTCATGGAAAGCCATACCGACTTCATTTTCACTACAATCGGAGAGGATTGGGGCTTCATAGGTGCGAGCCTTGTTATTTGTATGTATTTCTTCCTGATCTATCACTTAACGAAAATCACTCTGGAACTAAAGGATCCATTCAGCACCTACATTTGTGCAGGTATCGTAGCAATGATTACGTTCCACGTCTTCCAAAATATTGGTATGACAATTCAACTCTTGCCAATCACAGGAATTCCGCTGCCCTTCATCAGTTACGGTGGTAGCTCACTGATGGGGAATATGCTGGCCATTGGACTTGTCTTTAGTATGAAGTTCCATCACAAAACGTATATGTTCAGCTCAGATGACGAAGAATAA
- the cls gene encoding cardiolipin synthase: MTQLISFSAAAALVLNIIFAIVLIFLERRDPATTWAWLLVLFFIPIFGFPIYLLLGRQLNDKHIFRWDGRNKIGIDNLIDYQMDAIEEKSFEFRLDDTARYQDMIYLHLRNNHAVLTQDNDVQIFNHGEAKFDALIHDLENAKDHIHFQYYILRLDNLGKRILDVMIRKAKQGVKVRVLYDDIGSRLTHKKHFKELIEHGGEVEAFFPAILPFINPRLNFRNHRKIAVIDGRIGYIGGFNVGDEYLGLSKKFGYWRDTHLRIEGSALYPLQTRFILDWNQAREKEAIKYAERYFPAIPRKGSVGMQIVSSGPDSQWEQIKDGYLKMIFLAKEYIYIQTPYFIPDISFLDALRIACLSGVDVRIMIPNKPDHMFVYWATYSNVGKLLKAGAKVYIYENGFLHTKQIVVDDEVSTVGTANIDVRSFKLNFEVNAFIYDRKKSHELAELFEQDMQLSTELTYEMYLQRSRTIKLKESISRLLSPIL; the protein is encoded by the coding sequence ATGACACAATTGATCAGTTTTTCTGCGGCAGCTGCTCTCGTTTTAAATATTATTTTTGCGATTGTCCTAATCTTCCTCGAAAGAAGAGATCCCGCTACAACTTGGGCATGGCTTCTCGTATTATTTTTCATACCCATCTTCGGTTTTCCCATCTACTTACTACTTGGACGACAATTGAATGATAAACACATTTTCCGCTGGGATGGACGTAACAAAATCGGCATCGATAACTTAATCGACTATCAGATGGATGCCATCGAAGAGAAATCATTTGAATTCAGGCTGGATGACACAGCCCGTTACCAAGATATGATCTATCTACACCTTCGCAACAATCATGCTGTGTTGACACAAGATAATGATGTTCAGATCTTCAATCATGGCGAGGCAAAATTTGACGCACTCATTCACGACCTTGAAAATGCGAAAGACCATATTCATTTCCAATATTATATTTTACGCCTCGATAACTTAGGCAAACGCATTCTAGACGTCATGATTCGAAAAGCTAAACAAGGCGTTAAAGTGCGAGTCCTTTACGATGATATCGGCTCACGCTTAACGCATAAAAAGCACTTTAAAGAACTCATCGAACATGGCGGCGAAGTGGAAGCTTTCTTCCCAGCCATCCTGCCATTCATCAACCCTCGGTTAAACTTTCGAAACCACCGAAAAATCGCGGTCATCGACGGGCGAATCGGCTATATCGGAGGCTTTAATGTCGGCGATGAATACCTTGGACTCAGCAAAAAATTTGGCTACTGGCGTGATACACACCTTCGGATCGAGGGGAGTGCGCTTTACCCGCTACAAACGAGATTTATCCTCGACTGGAACCAAGCCCGCGAAAAAGAAGCCATCAAATATGCCGAACGCTACTTCCCAGCCATTCCACGAAAAGGCTCGGTTGGGATGCAAATCGTTTCGAGCGGGCCCGACTCACAATGGGAACAAATTAAAGATGGCTATTTGAAAATGATTTTCCTAGCGAAAGAATATATTTATATCCAAACACCTTACTTCATACCCGATATCAGCTTCCTTGACGCTCTGCGAATTGCCTGTCTATCCGGAGTCGATGTCCGTATTATGATTCCTAATAAGCCAGACCATATGTTCGTTTACTGGGCGACCTATTCAAATGTAGGAAAGCTATTAAAGGCCGGTGCTAAAGTCTATATTTACGAAAACGGATTTTTGCATACGAAACAAATCGTTGTCGATGATGAAGTATCTACTGTCGGAACAGCTAATATTGATGTGCGCAGTTTCAAGCTTAACTTTGAAGTGAACGCCTTCATTTATGATCGCAAAAAGTCACATGAACTGGCCGAGCTATTCGAACAAGATATGCAGTTATCGACAGAGCTAACCTATGAGATGTACTTGCAACGCTCACGTACCATTAAACTTAAGGAATCCATTTCTCGACTACTGTCACCTATATTGTAA
- the yidC gene encoding membrane protein insertase YidC, producing MKKRIGFVTILMTAAIFLSGCAGVENKEGTFYDIFVKPMDWLLEFFSGQFNGSYGLAIILITVLIRLVLMPLMLKNYKAQQTMKVKMDALRPEMEDIQKRLKEAKEKEDKEEQMKLQQEMMGLYSKHGVNPLNMGCLPLIIQMPIIMGLYFAILYSPDVKSHQFLWFNLGEPDMIMMVLAGAVYFVQARVSLWTMPEQQQKQMKMFIYMSPIMIMVISFNAMAALPLYWAVGGLLLIFQTYLGRKFYYKHVEPATAGEAEQAIKDEKDTK from the coding sequence ATGAAGAAAAGAATTGGTTTCGTAACGATATTAATGACGGCGGCCATCTTTTTAAGTGGTTGTGCCGGGGTCGAGAACAAAGAAGGTACGTTTTACGATATTTTTGTTAAGCCGATGGATTGGTTGCTGGAGTTTTTTAGTGGTCAATTTAACGGTAGCTATGGTCTTGCGATTATACTAATCACGGTATTGATTCGTTTAGTCCTTATGCCGTTGATGTTGAAAAACTATAAGGCGCAACAGACCATGAAAGTAAAAATGGATGCACTTCGTCCAGAGATGGAAGATATTCAGAAGCGTTTGAAGGAAGCGAAAGAAAAAGAAGATAAAGAAGAGCAAATGAAGTTACAGCAAGAAATGATGGGTCTCTATTCAAAGCATGGAGTCAATCCGTTGAATATGGGTTGTTTGCCACTCATTATTCAGATGCCGATTATCATGGGTCTGTACTTCGCGATTCTTTACTCACCGGATGTCAAATCGCATCAATTCCTATGGTTCAATCTAGGTGAACCGGATATGATTATGATGGTACTTGCGGGTGCGGTGTACTTTGTCCAAGCGCGCGTATCGCTTTGGACGATGCCTGAACAGCAACAGAAACAGATGAAAATGTTCATCTACATGTCGCCAATTATGATTATGGTGATTTCATTCAATGCGATGGCTGCTTTACCATTGTACTGGGCAGTCGGGGGACTTCTCTTGATTTTCCAAACGTACTTGGGCCGTAAGTTTTACTACAAGCATGTGGAGCCAGCAACAGCAGGAGAAGCAGAGCAAGCGATTAAAGATGAGAAAGATACGAAATAA
- a CDS encoding GNAT family N-acetyltransferase has protein sequence MEWMYREFEQLTGREVYEMLRLRIDVFVVEQNCAYHEVDGYDYDSIHVFCTDAKGLAAYARLLPAGVKYEEASIGRVIVRPDKRGTGLAHTLMEQSVRYINTQWQPAKIRLQAQSHLARFYGKHGFEIVSDPYEDDGIPHVDMILVNSKRQVSKAE, from the coding sequence ATGGAGTGGATGTACCGTGAGTTTGAACAGTTAACAGGTCGTGAAGTATATGAAATGTTAAGGTTGCGCATCGATGTATTTGTTGTCGAGCAAAATTGTGCTTACCATGAGGTTGATGGGTATGATTATGATTCGATTCATGTCTTTTGTACAGACGCCAAAGGACTAGCTGCTTATGCAAGATTGTTACCAGCTGGCGTGAAGTATGAGGAGGCATCTATCGGTCGTGTAATTGTGAGGCCTGATAAGAGGGGCACTGGGCTAGCACATACATTGATGGAGCAAAGTGTCCGCTACATTAATACGCAATGGCAGCCTGCAAAAATTCGATTACAGGCCCAATCGCATCTGGCAAGATTTTACGGGAAACATGGCTTTGAAATTGTCTCAGATCCTTACGAAGATGATGGCATTCCTCATGTGGACATGATCTTAGTGAATTCAAAACGACAAGTTTCTAAAGCCGAATAA
- a CDS encoding AraC family transcriptional regulator, protein MKYIEGVQKIESAKELIREIERNGNYNGIDHLFATEEKLLNHLYQLEKEEAKHTIRLIIDVISKHREENQQEVIKYYFITLSSLIARRLEKAKLTARTAFAFNVTCYTLIDMNLKEHNFVEVADELIEFYLYVLAEKKLPSLMHNTVNQVLYYIDEDIKSPLTVEGISKKFEVSTSHLSRIFREHTGVTLIEYINIKKVEESQYYLRFSSCKIADISDQFHFCNQSYFTRIFKKYTGQTPKRFRSSLSGTYFRFVLPTEENVL, encoded by the coding sequence GTGAAATATATCGAGGGGGTACAAAAAATAGAATCTGCTAAAGAGCTGATTCGTGAAATCGAACGCAATGGAAATTACAATGGAATTGATCATCTTTTTGCGACAGAGGAAAAGTTGCTGAACCATCTCTATCAGCTAGAGAAAGAAGAGGCGAAGCATACGATTAGGCTAATTATTGATGTTATTTCTAAGCATCGAGAAGAAAATCAGCAAGAAGTTATCAAATATTATTTCATCACTCTCTCTTCGCTTATAGCGAGACGGTTAGAGAAGGCCAAACTAACAGCGCGTACAGCATTTGCTTTCAATGTCACTTGTTATACGCTGATTGACATGAATTTGAAAGAGCATAATTTTGTAGAGGTCGCGGATGAGCTCATAGAGTTTTACTTGTATGTCCTTGCGGAAAAAAAGCTGCCTTCGCTTATGCACAATACAGTTAATCAGGTACTTTATTATATTGACGAAGATATAAAGTCACCTCTGACGGTTGAAGGAATCTCTAAAAAATTTGAAGTAAGTACAAGTCATTTGTCTCGCATATTTCGAGAGCATACAGGTGTTACGTTGATTGAATACATCAACATCAAGAAAGTGGAAGAGTCACAGTATTATCTACGTTTTTCTTCGTGTAAAATTGCCGATATTTCAGATCAATTTCACTTCTGTAATCAAAGCTATTTTACACGTATTTTTAAAAAATATACGGGGCAAACCCCGAAGCGTTTTAGAAGCAGTCTATCTGGTACATATTTTAGATTTGTCCTTCCAACAGAAGAAAATGTACTTTGA
- a CDS encoding multidrug efflux SMR transporter, whose translation MSWLILVIAGLFEVAFVVTMKLSESFRNKKYTVLTVLSGALSFYLLSVAMRELPVGTGYAVWTGIGAAGSVLVGMLFFGEKRNALKLLFLTFIIAGVAGLKIFG comes from the coding sequence ATGTCTTGGCTCATACTCGTCATTGCAGGTTTGTTTGAAGTAGCATTTGTTGTAACGATGAAACTATCAGAAAGCTTTCGCAACAAAAAGTATACAGTACTGACGGTGTTGTCAGGTGCTCTTAGCTTCTACCTTCTGTCCGTAGCGATGAGAGAATTGCCTGTTGGGACAGGGTATGCTGTTTGGACAGGAATTGGTGCGGCGGGTAGTGTACTCGTCGGCATGCTGTTCTTCGGTGAAAAGCGCAATGCGTTGAAGTTGCTATTTTTAACGTTCATTATCGCTGGTGTTGCAGGTCTGAAAATATTCGGCTAA
- a CDS encoding SMR family transporter: MAWILLLIAGITEIVWAIGLKEAHGFTVLLPSIISVIFISISFFLFAKAMEVIPIGTAYAIFTGIGAAGTAIVGMLVFGESAGAKKLFFLVLLLVGIVGLKLADGKEEVE, from the coding sequence GTGGCGTGGATTTTGTTATTGATCGCAGGGATTACAGAAATTGTTTGGGCAATAGGGTTGAAGGAAGCACATGGTTTCACGGTTCTACTGCCTTCCATTATATCGGTTATTTTCATTAGTATTAGCTTTTTCTTATTTGCAAAAGCCATGGAAGTGATCCCGATCGGCACGGCGTATGCGATTTTTACGGGTATTGGTGCAGCAGGTACGGCTATTGTTGGAATGCTGGTATTCGGAGAAAGCGCAGGAGCAAAGAAGTTATTTTTCTTAGTACTACTACTAGTAGGCATTGTCGGTCTCAAACTGGCTGATGGAAAGGAGGAGGTGGAATAA
- a CDS encoding MFS transporter, translated as MKKAILLLMSVQFFVYLGFGIIIPILPEVIVQHNLSEVHVGGLLTIYALASFFTAPLWGSLSDRTGRKKLILTGLLGFSVSFFLFALFIDHLLLLYVSRIVGGIFSGALYTAVTGFVADMTDEENRNKYMGLLGMSIGLGFIFGPAIGGVLGHAGLHVPFIASGVLTLLLCLYAWVILKEPERRGVANKRALLPKGGAILWQYRIRYLFLFSFMVTFLLAGLESTFQLFQMSKIDITPLQIGYLFMASGFVDAAIQGGVVRRVKNGTETTWIIGAQIVTALGLLLIPFTSSLIWAGFALSVFTAGNALARTVLVSLTTKESGGKYGTAAGMAYSMDNMGRIIGPLLFTWLFTQQAGNMYFISTVLAILSIGLIFAFNKTTKSLRTVETTQ; from the coding sequence ATGAAAAAAGCAATCCTTCTTCTTATGTCCGTGCAATTTTTTGTATATCTTGGATTCGGGATTATTATTCCGATTCTTCCTGAAGTCATTGTGCAACACAATCTTTCCGAAGTGCATGTCGGCGGATTATTGACGATTTATGCACTAGCTTCATTCTTTACAGCACCACTTTGGGGCTCATTGTCAGATCGAACTGGGCGAAAAAAACTCATTTTAACAGGGTTACTCGGCTTCAGTGTTAGCTTCTTCCTCTTTGCACTTTTCATCGATCACTTACTCCTGTTATACGTGTCACGTATTGTGGGCGGGATTTTCTCAGGAGCTCTTTACACAGCTGTTACTGGCTTTGTAGCGGATATGACTGACGAAGAAAATCGAAACAAGTATATGGGATTACTCGGTATGTCTATCGGGCTTGGGTTCATTTTCGGACCAGCGATTGGTGGTGTGCTCGGTCATGCTGGCCTTCATGTGCCTTTCATCGCATCGGGTGTATTGACACTGCTACTATGCCTGTACGCCTGGGTTATTTTGAAAGAACCGGAACGCCGTGGTGTGGCCAATAAACGTGCGCTCCTCCCAAAAGGCGGAGCAATACTCTGGCAATATCGTATTCGCTATCTGTTCTTGTTTTCATTCATGGTGACGTTTCTTCTCGCTGGACTCGAATCGACGTTTCAGCTATTCCAAATGTCGAAAATCGATATTACACCGTTGCAAATTGGATACTTGTTCATGGCAAGCGGCTTTGTCGATGCTGCAATCCAAGGTGGCGTCGTTCGGCGCGTGAAAAACGGGACGGAAACGACATGGATTATCGGTGCACAAATCGTTACTGCACTTGGGCTTCTCTTGATTCCATTTACTTCGAGCCTAATCTGGGCAGGTTTCGCACTCAGTGTCTTCACCGCTGGAAATGCGCTAGCACGTACCGTTCTCGTATCCCTCACAACGAAAGAGTCGGGCGGAAAGTATGGAACAGCTGCTGGGATGGCTTATTCCATGGACAATATGGGTCGCATTATTGGACCGCTACTGTTCACATGGCTTTTCACACAACAAGCTGGCAATATGTATTTCATCTCCACCGTTCTTGCAATTCTTTCTATCGGCCTCATCTTCGCCTTCAACAAAACAACTAAGTCATTACGCACAGTTGAAACAACACAATAA
- a CDS encoding Lmo0850 family protein, producing MAKEVDLKRIISNLAKLGVSATLTKSRLEMLKALAPPIQDPQIQSQ from the coding sequence ATGGCTAAAGAAGTTGATTTAAAAAGGATCATCTCCAACTTGGCGAAGTTGGGTGTTTCGGCTACGCTGACGAAATCCCGTCTAGAAATGCTGAAAGCCCTAGCGCCACCTATACAAGACCCACAAATCCAGTCTCAATAA